In Paenibacillus sp. FSL R7-0345, a single window of DNA contains:
- a CDS encoding ABC transporter substrate-binding protein, which produces MRRTKRFQSVLLATALSASLLAACSNGNTQESGEDSKSKPDEIVYSFVTFNKIPESTQNVEEEINKITVPKINVKVKLKPLAISSYAQQVNLDIASGEKLDIFHTLGDLNQYISKNMALPLDDLLDKYGQETKSILGEDFLKSTQANGKTYAIPAYKGYALAPNLVYRKDIMEELGVSPSTITSIADLDALFAKLKAKYPDIVPIAPANQGISGVLNTLDNIDFLTDDMFKPTAVLVGDSTKVVNFYETEQFKEAIKIARDWYNKGYIQKDAATSNVLATELMSSDRGFSYIASYAGMESGAQISGMTGKPVDMVRLAQPYLSTTSVNAVSWAISANSANPEAAMKFLNLTYSDKEIVNLIVYGIEGESYKKIDADHVNFPDGSDANSVPYTAQLSSGIVGNMFNQFALEGQSMDDMKLMDSENKSSAKSKAFGFTFDSSSLKAEYSSVLNVINQYLPGLNCGVLDPDTELPNFIKALKDAGMDRIVAEKQKQLDAWLSQN; this is translated from the coding sequence ATGAGAAGAACTAAACGTTTTCAAAGTGTATTGTTGGCAACAGCTCTTTCAGCATCTTTATTGGCAGCATGCAGCAATGGGAATACCCAGGAATCTGGAGAGGACAGTAAGAGTAAGCCGGATGAAATTGTATATTCATTCGTAACTTTTAACAAGATACCGGAAAGCACACAAAATGTTGAAGAGGAAATCAACAAGATTACGGTTCCAAAAATCAATGTAAAAGTAAAACTGAAACCGCTAGCAATTTCGAGTTATGCGCAGCAGGTCAATCTCGACATTGCAAGTGGCGAAAAACTGGACATTTTCCACACTTTAGGGGATCTGAATCAGTACATTTCCAAGAACATGGCCCTGCCGCTAGACGATTTGCTCGATAAATATGGTCAAGAGACTAAAAGCATACTAGGTGAAGATTTCCTGAAGTCAACCCAAGCCAATGGAAAAACCTATGCGATTCCTGCATATAAAGGATATGCGTTGGCACCTAACTTGGTTTATAGAAAAGACATTATGGAAGAGCTTGGAGTTTCACCAAGCACGATTACAAGTATCGCAGATCTGGATGCTCTGTTTGCAAAGCTAAAAGCCAAGTATCCGGATATCGTTCCCATTGCGCCTGCTAATCAGGGGATTTCCGGCGTGTTAAACACTTTGGATAACATCGATTTTCTGACAGATGATATGTTCAAACCGACTGCAGTTTTGGTTGGAGACAGCACCAAAGTGGTCAATTTCTACGAAACAGAACAATTTAAAGAGGCAATTAAAATTGCCAGAGATTGGTATAATAAAGGCTATATTCAAAAGGATGCTGCTACATCCAATGTGCTGGCTACCGAACTGATGTCGTCTGATCGGGGATTTTCCTATATAGCAAGTTACGCGGGAATGGAATCGGGCGCTCAAATATCCGGCATGACAGGCAAGCCTGTTGACATGGTGCGACTGGCTCAGCCTTATCTATCGACAACCAGTGTAAACGCAGTTAGCTGGGCAATTTCTGCAAACAGTGCGAATCCCGAAGCTGCCATGAAATTCCTGAATTTAACCTATTCGGATAAAGAGATTGTGAATCTGATCGTTTATGGAATCGAAGGTGAAAGCTATAAGAAAATCGATGCTGATCACGTGAACTTTCCTGACGGCAGCGACGCAAATTCAGTTCCTTATACAGCTCAGCTTAGTTCGGGCATTGTAGGAAATATGTTTAATCAATTTGCACTCGAAGGACAAAGTATGGATGATATGAAGCTCATGGATAGTGAGAATAAATCGTCTGCCAAGTCGAAGGCGTTTGGATTTACTTTTGACAGTTCGAGTCTTAAAGCAGAATACTCTTCAGTCTTGAATGTAATTAACCAGTACTTGCCCGGCCTGAACTGCGGCGTGTTGGACCCTGATACAGAGCTTCCTAACTTTATTAAAGCTCTGAAAGATGCCGGAATGGACCGAATTGTTGCGGAGAAACAGAAACAGCTTGATGCCTGGCTCTCCCAAAATTAA
- a CDS encoding histidine kinase — protein sequence MNTIVYRNSLVFKITAGTSVVMIVLFSVIITSNLFSLRVIRTNTVNSAMNEMKTYNRDINYSLNNALKDLNDAALNVNAFSELNSGSESKRYFAAVKLSDILTERISLSTITDTLAVYNKPFDSLILSSSSRVSTLEKVAVSDMIRTVLAQREYALHDKWFNVWINDQMFFYKGYNFSGTIIVSLVKADTLMSFVNVMEFNSDQLVVLTDLAGNPLYTAANGGLSGIAYPLPNGGSEVSKLYDKYIMVSTEQETSTTRLSTIIKEKSILLGLGYIQWIIAFLGIISLIIMPFVIFYLRKEIIVPIKALVVGTKRLEQGNLDYQVAEEGSSLEFRTLNHSFNSMVTEIKNLKISQYERKIELQKAELKYLQMQIRPHFFLNALTTIHSLTFKDKNEDIRAFIDALSNHLRYMFKGGLNKVTVSEEIEYIKNFFYMQEIRFPDSVFYVFDIEPSLMQKQIPQFIIHTFIENSFKHAMTLDEPLSLFIQIKRITDEGKEAMRIVIEDSGEGFPDEILEKVNKSDGVSSMDGYRIGISNIKRTLALLYGNSSLLRISNVESLGGRVEFIIPIDKEDQL from the coding sequence GTGAACACGATTGTGTATAGAAATTCTCTAGTATTTAAAATTACTGCGGGAACGTCTGTGGTGATGATTGTTCTTTTTTCAGTCATCATTACCAGTAATCTTTTCTCCTTACGCGTTATAAGGACAAATACGGTCAATTCAGCTATGAACGAAATGAAGACTTATAATCGCGATATCAATTATTCCTTAAATAATGCGCTGAAGGATCTGAATGATGCAGCATTAAACGTAAATGCCTTTTCCGAATTGAACAGTGGCAGCGAATCTAAAAGATACTTTGCGGCGGTGAAATTGTCGGACATTTTGACGGAACGAATCAGTTTAAGCACAATAACCGATACCCTGGCCGTGTATAACAAACCGTTCGACAGCCTAATATTAAGCAGTAGCAGCAGAGTGTCAACCCTGGAAAAGGTAGCCGTATCGGATATGATCCGAACCGTTCTGGCACAGCGGGAGTACGCCCTTCATGATAAATGGTTTAACGTATGGATCAATGACCAGATGTTTTTTTATAAAGGATATAATTTCTCAGGCACGATCATTGTTTCTTTGGTCAAAGCAGATACATTGATGTCATTTGTAAATGTCATGGAGTTTAATTCAGATCAGCTTGTTGTTTTAACTGATTTGGCGGGGAATCCTTTATACACAGCGGCGAATGGGGGGCTATCCGGGATCGCTTACCCTTTACCAAATGGGGGGAGCGAGGTCAGCAAGTTATACGATAAATACATTATGGTGTCGACAGAACAGGAGACGAGTACTACAAGACTCTCGACAATCATTAAGGAAAAAAGTATATTGCTGGGTCTTGGATATATTCAGTGGATCATCGCGTTTCTGGGTATTATATCCCTAATTATAATGCCCTTTGTCATCTTTTATTTAAGAAAGGAAATCATAGTACCGATAAAGGCGCTTGTAGTAGGTACCAAAAGACTTGAACAAGGTAATCTGGATTATCAGGTAGCGGAAGAAGGGAGTTCTCTGGAATTTCGGACCCTAAATCATTCGTTTAATTCAATGGTGACAGAAATTAAAAATCTGAAGATAAGTCAATATGAGCGAAAGATCGAACTGCAAAAGGCCGAGTTAAAGTACCTGCAAATGCAGATCAGGCCTCACTTCTTCTTAAATGCGCTTACAACCATACACAGTCTGACTTTCAAAGATAAAAATGAGGATATCCGAGCATTTATCGATGCCTTATCTAATCATCTCAGGTATATGTTCAAGGGAGGCCTAAATAAAGTAACGGTCAGCGAAGAGATAGAGTATATAAAAAACTTTTTTTATATGCAGGAAATCCGTTTTCCCGACAGTGTATTTTATGTGTTTGATATAGAACCATCCCTTATGCAGAAGCAGATTCCGCAGTTTATCATACACACCTTTATTGAAAACTCCTTTAAACATGCTATGACATTGGATGAGCCTCTCTCGCTCTTCATCCAGATAAAACGGATTACCGATGAGGGTAAAGAAGCGATGAGGATAGTGATCGAGGATAGCGGGGAGGGTTTTCCTGATGAAATCTTGGAGAAAGTCAACAAGTCTGATGGGGTTAGCTCCATGGACGGGTATAGAATTGGAATTTCGAACATCAAAAGAACGTTAGCCTTGCTATACGGCAACAGTAGCCTTTTAAGAATATCCAATGTGGAATCACTGGGAGGACGAGTTGAGTTCATTATTCCCATAGATAAGGAGGATCAGCTTTGA
- a CDS encoding ABC transporter permease subunit — protein sequence MEKTAKRNSRKNTWSLLMLTLPGLAYLLINNYIPMAGVIIAFKSQNFAKGIFGGEWIGFENFAFLFKTKDAWIMTRNTILYNLAFIVIGTVCAIFLALLMTELTKKVFSKLYQNALILPSVISMVVVSYIAFSFLNSDSGLMNKSILQLFGFPEISWYSEAKYWPLILILVYIWKTAGYSSIVYMASIAGMDKSIYEAAKIDGAGKIRQIKEITIPLLKPTIIIMTLLAVGRIMNSDFGLFYQVPMNSGALYSTTQTIDTFVYRAMMQLNDTGMAAASGLYQSLIGFMLVMVANGIVRKIDSDNSLF from the coding sequence ATGGAGAAAACAGCGAAACGCAACAGCAGAAAAAATACATGGTCGTTATTGATGCTGACTCTCCCGGGGTTGGCGTACTTGTTAATTAATAATTATATTCCGATGGCCGGAGTGATTATAGCTTTTAAAAGTCAAAATTTTGCAAAAGGGATTTTTGGCGGGGAATGGATTGGCTTTGAGAACTTTGCATTCTTATTTAAAACCAAAGATGCCTGGATCATGACCAGAAATACAATTCTTTATAATCTGGCTTTTATAGTTATCGGGACGGTTTGTGCTATTTTCTTAGCACTGCTGATGACAGAATTAACCAAAAAGGTATTTTCTAAATTATATCAAAATGCACTGATACTTCCGAGTGTAATTTCCATGGTAGTCGTATCGTATATTGCGTTCTCATTTCTGAATTCAGATTCCGGGCTTATGAATAAGAGCATTCTGCAATTATTCGGATTTCCTGAAATCTCCTGGTATTCAGAAGCCAAGTATTGGCCACTTATTTTAATACTGGTCTATATCTGGAAAACCGCGGGTTACTCTTCCATTGTATATATGGCTAGCATTGCCGGTATGGATAAGAGTATATATGAAGCGGCGAAAATAGACGGGGCAGGAAAAATAAGACAAATCAAGGAAATCACCATCCCCTTGCTAAAGCCGACGATCATTATTATGACGTTGTTAGCTGTTGGAAGAATAATGAATTCTGATTTTGGGTTGTTTTATCAGGTACCCATGAACTCTGGGGCACTTTACAGTACAACTCAGACCATAGATACCTTCGTATATCGAGCTATGATGCAGTTGAACGACACAGGAATGGCAGCTGCCTCTGGATTATATCAATCCCTGATCGGTTTTATGTTAGTAATGGTAGCAAACGGGATTGTAAGAAAAATCGATTCAGACAACTCATTGTTTTAG
- a CDS encoding Nif3-like dinuclear metal center hexameric protein — translation MKVQQVIDTILDRFGGIKFEHTCDQLMSGSFDTEVTGIATTFMATVDVINQAIERGANFIITHEPTYYTGRDTTDWLNNDPVYEQKKKLLDDHGIAIWRFHDHMHAAPTDLIYDGLMKEIGWEPYLVKDQKFPYCYQIPEMSLKQLSAMFKEKLNMDVIQIVGSPDTRCRRVGILVGGGSLGLGTEEMPMILMREQNLDVLVCGDIIEWTLCPYVRDAAALGMNKAMIVLGHERSEEAGMKYMAEWLTPMLSSIPVHFVDTKEPFIYL, via the coding sequence ATGAAAGTCCAGCAGGTTATTGATACTATATTGGATCGGTTTGGCGGAATTAAGTTTGAGCACACCTGCGACCAGCTTATGAGCGGAAGCTTTGATACAGAAGTTACCGGAATTGCAACAACGTTTATGGCTACCGTAGATGTCATTAATCAAGCTATTGAACGCGGTGCCAACTTCATTATTACGCATGAGCCCACTTATTACACCGGCCGCGATACAACCGATTGGCTGAATAACGACCCTGTATATGAGCAGAAAAAGAAGCTGCTTGATGACCATGGTATTGCAATTTGGCGTTTCCATGACCATATGCATGCAGCACCTACGGACCTGATTTATGACGGGTTGATGAAGGAAATCGGCTGGGAACCGTACTTAGTAAAAGATCAGAAGTTCCCTTATTGTTACCAAATTCCAGAGATGTCCTTAAAACAATTGAGCGCCATGTTTAAGGAAAAGCTTAACATGGATGTTATTCAAATTGTTGGTTCACCGGATACAAGGTGCAGAAGAGTTGGGATTTTGGTGGGTGGTGGAAGTCTGGGTCTGGGCACGGAAGAGATGCCAATGATTCTGATGAGAGAACAGAATCTTGATGTATTAGTGTGCGGCGACATTATCGAGTGGACACTATGCCCCTACGTCCGTGATGCTGCAGCCCTCGGCATGAACAAGGCGATGATTGTTCTGGGGCATGAGCGCAGTGAAGAGGCAGGAATGAAATACATGGCTGAATGGCTGACACCGATGCTGAGCAGCATTCCTGTTCACTTTGTAGATACGAAAGAACCGTTTATTTACTTGTAG
- a CDS encoding helix-turn-helix domain-containing protein: protein MKLLIVEDDLLTAEVVRDSIDWKELGIHETVMVHNAAGAKKIFEEDTPDIVLCDIEMPKESGLELLKWVRSEHYTSEFIFLTNHENFHFVSLALEYTAIGYLTKPLNIEKIKIAVLKAAEKINLKNELHRYSEYGQYWLNNKRLILENFWRDLLFNKITPEPSVIEYEATKRNLSIDLKGHYRLVLVSVIKSENQGTSWDDSSFEYILTKISSEVILEELGLENVIFYVTDRNYYVSIIVSGVVTDQQIKERCEAFINTCKKYLRRMVACYISGTGKLKTLAESRRKLEEVDQNNFILRSKVFFEGDTDLLNFTGQYAPDIGTLREMFEKGEKLKIVNLIKNDLELLVAKNSLDASTMYSIHQDFMQIVYAFLYTKGIQAHRLFSDPLSKQLNHSANNSVFDMMKWVHFISTRTIDYVEEVKKSESIIDKAKQFIYEHYMEDITRNDVAASVFLTPEYFAKLFKAETGIVIKDFINQCRIGRAKELLLNSDISISEIAFQVGFDNFSYFSTVFKKITGVSPQIFRKEVGE from the coding sequence TTGAAGCTGCTTATTGTTGAAGACGACCTGCTTACAGCAGAGGTGGTGCGTGACTCTATAGATTGGAAAGAGTTGGGAATCCATGAGACGGTTATGGTCCATAATGCTGCCGGGGCAAAGAAGATTTTTGAAGAGGATACACCCGATATTGTATTATGTGATATTGAAATGCCAAAGGAATCAGGGCTGGAGTTATTGAAGTGGGTTCGTTCAGAGCATTACACCAGTGAGTTTATCTTCCTAACGAATCACGAGAATTTTCATTTTGTTTCATTGGCGCTGGAATATACTGCGATTGGATATCTTACTAAACCGTTAAATATTGAGAAAATTAAAATAGCCGTTTTAAAAGCTGCTGAAAAGATAAACTTAAAAAATGAGCTTCACCGTTATAGCGAATATGGCCAATACTGGCTGAATAATAAAAGATTAATATTGGAAAACTTCTGGAGGGATCTTCTCTTTAATAAAATTACACCCGAACCGTCTGTGATAGAATATGAAGCTACAAAGAGAAACCTATCGATTGACTTGAAGGGACATTACCGTTTGGTCTTGGTGAGTGTGATTAAATCTGAGAATCAAGGCACCTCATGGGATGATTCAAGCTTCGAATATATTTTGACCAAGATATCTTCGGAAGTGATCCTTGAGGAATTGGGGCTTGAAAATGTAATTTTCTATGTGACAGACAGAAACTATTATGTGAGCATTATTGTAAGTGGAGTGGTGACAGACCAACAGATAAAAGAACGATGCGAGGCATTTATCAACACCTGCAAAAAATATCTGAGACGCATGGTTGCGTGCTATATTTCAGGCACAGGCAAACTTAAGACACTGGCTGAGAGTCGAAGAAAGCTGGAGGAAGTGGATCAGAATAATTTTATCTTGCGAAGCAAGGTGTTTTTCGAGGGAGATACAGATCTTCTCAACTTTACAGGACAGTATGCTCCTGATATTGGTACCCTCAGAGAAATGTTTGAAAAGGGCGAAAAACTGAAAATTGTAAATTTAATTAAGAATGATCTGGAGCTGCTGGTCGCTAAGAATAGTCTGGATGCCTCGACGATGTATTCCATTCATCAGGATTTTATGCAGATTGTATATGCATTTTTATATACTAAAGGGATACAGGCTCACCGATTGTTCTCGGATCCTTTATCGAAGCAGTTGAACCATAGTGCCAATAACTCTGTGTTTGACATGATGAAATGGGTGCATTTTATTTCTACAAGAACAATTGATTATGTGGAGGAAGTTAAAAAATCGGAGAGCATTATTGATAAAGCAAAACAGTTTATCTATGAACATTACATGGAGGATATTACAAGAAACGACGTAGCTGCAAGCGTTTTCCTTACCCCGGAATATTTTGCAAAGTTGTTCAAAGCCGAAACCGGGATCGTAATCAAGGATTTTATTAACCAATGCAGAATAGGAAGGGCCAAGGAACTGCTACTAAACAGCGATATCAGTATAAGCGAAATTGCCTTTCAAGTAGGGTTCGATAACTTCTCGTATTTCTCCACCGTGTTCAAAAAAATAACCGGCGTCAGTCCGCAGATATTCCGCAAGGAGGTTGGAGAGTAA
- a CDS encoding carbohydrate ABC transporter permease, with protein MTELKTRGEKGFAIFAEAVIVLLVLLSIAPILLIFIASITQENSLISNGYSFFPKALSLDAYSYLLGDFKTILRAYGISILVTAAGTLLGVLITAMLAYPISRSDFKYGRIIAFLVLFTMLFSGGIAPAYIMWTRIFHIKNTILALVLPNYLMNAFNVFLMTNYYRNNIPGALIESAQIDGAKELKIFFRIILPLSVPAIATIGIFTGLAYWNDWINGLYYITQPQLFGIQNLLVRMMDNIQFLKSGAAGSALGSGAVQLPSNSVRMALAVIGVLPIVIIFPFMQKYFIKGVVVGAVKG; from the coding sequence ATGACAGAACTAAAAACCCGGGGAGAGAAAGGGTTCGCTATATTTGCTGAAGCAGTCATTGTTCTTCTTGTGTTACTTAGTATCGCACCCATTTTATTAATATTTATTGCTTCGATTACCCAAGAGAATTCTCTCATTTCAAATGGATACAGCTTTTTCCCGAAAGCTTTGAGTCTTGACGCTTACTCGTATCTTTTAGGAGATTTCAAAACCATTTTAAGAGCTTACGGCATTTCCATTTTAGTCACGGCAGCAGGTACCCTCTTGGGCGTATTGATTACGGCTATGTTGGCGTATCCGATATCAAGAAGTGATTTTAAATATGGCCGCATCATTGCATTTCTTGTTCTTTTCACGATGCTGTTTAGTGGGGGGATTGCGCCTGCATATATTATGTGGACAAGAATATTCCATATCAAGAACACCATTCTAGCCTTGGTTCTACCTAACTATCTAATGAATGCCTTCAATGTCTTTCTAATGACAAATTATTATCGGAACAATATACCGGGCGCCTTGATTGAATCGGCCCAAATCGACGGAGCGAAAGAGCTGAAGATTTTCTTCAGAATAATCCTCCCTCTATCTGTGCCAGCCATAGCGACCATAGGGATATTCACAGGTCTTGCGTATTGGAATGATTGGATCAACGGCCTGTACTATATTACCCAACCGCAGCTCTTCGGCATTCAAAATTTACTTGTAAGAATGATGGATAACATTCAATTCCTGAAATCAGGAGCTGCCGGCTCTGCTCTTGGCTCAGGAGCCGTACAACTTCCAAGCAATTCAGTGCGGATGGCGCTTGCTGTAATTGGAGTGCTTCCAATTGTGATCATCTTCCCATTCATGCAGAAATATTTTATCAAAGGTGTAGTTGTCGGGGCTGTCAAGGGATAA